A stretch of Paraburkholderia phenazinium DNA encodes these proteins:
- the pcaQ gene encoding pca operon transcription factor PcaQ, with protein sequence MQRSLADSRVKFRHLQCFLAVAQFGGVQKAAESLSITQPAVSKTVAELEAILGVRLFERGRHGAVITREGQLFMPHASACVSALRLGVDLLSRAEGAASATLEIGILPTVASALVPRVLKLFGAQWPRVIVRLATGANAELLERLKAGSIEFAVGRLADPERMVGLSFEQLFTEPLIAVVRAGHPLEASAGLPAALLEGFTVVVPPFGTLIRQSADSLLAAWGVPPLSAFVEVLSVSTGRALALENDAVWFVPQSAVEYELAHGMLVRLPLPFAGTGEPVGLIRRSDTQPSPVGLALIDALRTVARQRMADTAAAPVKASASAGARARGSTGTSVSANADTGAPKASKRRRKPA encoded by the coding sequence ATGCAACGAAGCCTCGCGGATAGCCGCGTCAAATTCCGCCATCTCCAGTGTTTTCTGGCCGTCGCGCAGTTCGGCGGGGTCCAGAAGGCCGCTGAGAGCCTGTCCATCACTCAGCCGGCGGTCTCCAAGACGGTGGCCGAGCTCGAGGCCATTCTCGGCGTCAGGCTGTTCGAGCGCGGCCGTCATGGGGCCGTGATCACCCGCGAAGGGCAATTGTTCATGCCGCACGCCAGCGCCTGCGTCAGTGCGTTGCGGCTTGGTGTCGATCTGCTGTCGAGGGCCGAAGGCGCGGCGTCGGCGACGCTGGAGATCGGTATTCTGCCCACCGTCGCCAGCGCGCTGGTGCCGCGGGTGCTCAAGCTGTTCGGCGCGCAATGGCCACGCGTGATTGTGCGTCTTGCGACCGGCGCGAACGCGGAACTGCTGGAGCGTTTGAAGGCCGGTTCGATTGAGTTCGCTGTGGGGCGTCTGGCCGATCCCGAGCGAATGGTCGGACTTAGCTTCGAGCAACTTTTCACCGAGCCGCTGATTGCGGTCGTGCGCGCCGGGCATCCGCTCGAGGCAAGCGCCGGGTTGCCGGCCGCGTTGCTCGAAGGCTTCACGGTGGTCGTGCCGCCGTTCGGCACGCTGATCCGGCAGTCCGCAGATAGTCTGCTGGCGGCGTGGGGTGTGCCGCCGCTTTCGGCCTTCGTCGAGGTGCTGTCGGTATCGACGGGCCGCGCGCTGGCGCTCGAGAACGACGCGGTCTGGTTCGTGCCGCAAAGCGCCGTCGAATACGAGTTGGCACATGGCATGCTGGTACGCCTCCCGTTGCCGTTTGCCGGGACCGGCGAGCCAGTCGGCCTGATCCGGCGCTCCGATACGCAACCGTCGCCGGTGGGGCTGGCCCTGATCGATGCGCTGCGAACGGTCGCGCGGCAACGCATGGCGGATACGGCGGCGGCGCCGGTCAAGGCCAGCGCTAGTGCCGGTGCCCGAGCACGCGGGAGCACCGGCACCAGCGTCAGCGCAAACGCAGACACTGGCGCGCCAAAGGCGTCAAAGCGCCGCCGCAAGCCCGCCTGA
- the pcaH gene encoding protocatechuate 3,4-dioxygenase subunit beta, with protein sequence MDESILTPRDFESHPAHVYPSYGSSVKRGPTRPLIPLKEKLRDQRVPVYGAEDLGELDNDLTRNAARNGAPLGERIIVTGRVLDEGGRPVRNTLVEIWQANAAGRYVHKADQHDAPLDPNFLGAGRCLTDNEGRYRFLTIKPGAYPWGNHTNAWRPNHIHFSLFGDHFGSRLVTQMYFPGDPLLAFDPIFQGTPEQARERLVSRFSLDTTEEAYALGYDFDIVLRGPNETPMER encoded by the coding sequence ATGGACGAGTCCATCCTCACTCCGCGCGATTTCGAATCGCACCCCGCTCACGTGTATCCCAGCTACGGTTCATCCGTGAAGCGCGGCCCGACACGCCCGCTGATTCCGCTGAAGGAAAAGCTGCGCGATCAGCGCGTGCCGGTGTATGGCGCAGAAGACCTCGGCGAACTCGACAACGACCTGACGCGCAACGCCGCACGCAATGGCGCGCCGCTGGGCGAACGCATCATCGTGACGGGCCGCGTGCTCGACGAGGGCGGCCGCCCGGTGCGCAATACGCTGGTCGAAATCTGGCAAGCCAACGCAGCCGGCCGTTATGTGCATAAGGCCGACCAGCACGACGCGCCGCTCGATCCCAACTTTCTGGGCGCCGGACGTTGCCTGACCGATAACGAGGGCCGGTATCGCTTTCTGACGATCAAACCAGGCGCGTATCCGTGGGGCAATCATACGAACGCGTGGCGTCCGAATCACATCCACTTCTCGCTGTTCGGCGACCACTTCGGTTCGCGACTCGTGACGCAGATGTATTTCCCCGGCGACCCGTTGCTGGCGTTCGATCCGATCTTCCAGGGCACACCTGAGCAGGCACGCGAGCGTCTTGTATCGCGCTTCTCGCTGGATACGACCGAAGAAGCCTACGCGCTCGGCTACGATTTCGACATCGTGCTGCGCGGCCCTAACGAAACTCCGATGGAGCGCTAA
- the pcaG gene encoding protocatechuate 3,4-dioxygenase subunit alpha yields the protein MTTLKQTPSQTVGPYFAYGLCPEQYNFDFKSLFTAAVADYEAAGEHISVVGQVFDGDGKLVGDAMLEISQLDSQGKYPASREEIASSGFRGFARVGTGTDPQKRFIVETVKPGRASANEAPHLNVILTMRGMLLHTFTRIYFDDEAAANESDPVLAAVPAERRTTLIARRVPGTSKTVYRFDIHMQGEQETVFFDL from the coding sequence ATGACCACACTCAAGCAAACGCCTTCGCAAACGGTTGGACCGTACTTCGCGTATGGGCTGTGCCCCGAGCAGTACAACTTTGATTTCAAGAGCCTCTTCACTGCCGCGGTTGCCGATTACGAAGCCGCTGGCGAGCATATTTCGGTTGTCGGCCAGGTGTTCGATGGCGATGGCAAGTTAGTAGGCGATGCGATGCTGGAGATATCGCAACTGGACAGCCAGGGGAAGTATCCGGCTTCGCGCGAAGAGATCGCGTCGAGCGGATTCCGCGGGTTTGCTCGGGTTGGCACCGGGACGGATCCGCAGAAGCGGTTTATCGTCGAAACGGTAAAGCCGGGGCGGGCTTCAGCGAATGAAGCGCCGCATCTGAATGTGATCCTGACGATGCGCGGGATGTTGCTGCATACGTTCACGCGGATTTATTTCGACGACGAGGCGGCGGCCAATGAGAGCGATCCGGTATTGGCTGCTGTGCCGGCGGAGCGGCGCACGACTTTGATCGCGCGACGTGTGCCGGGGACCAGCAAGACCGTTTACCGGTTTGATATCCATATGCAGGGCGAACAGGAAACCGTGTTCTTCGATCTGTGA
- a CDS encoding NnrU family protein yields MSVLVLGLVIFLGAHSVRIFAESWRTRQIARLGANGWKGLYSVTSGVGLVLIIWGYGIARRDPVLLWAPPVWAPHLTALLTLIAFVLFVAAYVPRNHFKTWVKHPMSLSAALWALGHLLANGTLNAVVLFAAFLVWGVLGYRAARRRDLVSGAVYLAGTVAMDALAVVVGVVAWVVFVFWLHGWWIGVKPLG; encoded by the coding sequence ATGTCGGTACTGGTACTGGGGTTGGTAATTTTTCTGGGCGCGCATTCGGTGCGAATCTTTGCCGAATCGTGGCGTACACGGCAGATTGCGCGCTTGGGGGCGAATGGGTGGAAGGGCCTCTATTCGGTAACCTCTGGCGTGGGGTTGGTGCTGATCATCTGGGGGTACGGGATCGCACGACGCGATCCTGTCTTGCTGTGGGCACCGCCGGTTTGGGCGCCGCATCTTACTGCATTGCTGACGCTGATTGCGTTTGTTCTCTTTGTTGCGGCTTACGTCCCGCGCAATCACTTTAAGACCTGGGTCAAGCATCCGATGTCGCTTAGCGCCGCGCTGTGGGCTTTAGGGCATCTGCTGGCTAATGGGACTTTGAACGCGGTTGTCCTGTTTGCAGCTTTTCTGGTTTGGGGTGTGCTGGGCTATCGCGCTGCGCGGCGGCGGGACCTGGTTTCAGGGGCGGTTTATCTGGCCGGGACGGTGGCGATGGATGCGTTGGCGGTGGTGGTTGGGGTGGTGGCGTGGGTCGTGTTTGTGTTCTGGTTGCACGGGTGGTGGATTGGGGTGAAGCCGCTGGGGTGA
- a CDS encoding substrate-binding domain-containing protein: protein MKSLFRRKSGARRVVGALVLLSATVLLGQTIQAEPLKGAPAPFNKGGVKIALVNYLSTGDFFQAYEAGAQKQAKALGIDLRIYEGRQDAAEQREQIQQAISLGVSAIIVNHGLPESLKDVVQRALDKGIKVVAFDVDLNNPKVPQIEQSDHDLATLLLTQAVKDNGDSFAAGYVYVAGFAPLDRRDAVWRDFKSAHPQVQEKARWGTVDNPIAQSVANQAAAAYRAHPEIRVVFAPYDEFARGATLAANEANLGSKLRIYSADISTADIEAIRAPDSPWVATAATNPAVVGAVSVRAAALEVAGDDPGHHIVVKPTLITRDDLVKNDIKTVAELGAKFPAFRASDAASAAWIPAAE from the coding sequence ATGAAATCACTGTTTCGTCGTAAATCGGGTGCGCGTCGCGTGGTCGGCGCGTTGGTGCTCCTGTCTGCAACCGTGTTGCTGGGTCAGACAATCCAGGCCGAGCCGCTCAAGGGCGCACCAGCACCGTTCAATAAAGGTGGCGTGAAGATCGCGCTGGTCAACTACCTGTCGACTGGGGACTTCTTCCAGGCCTATGAGGCAGGCGCACAGAAGCAGGCGAAGGCGCTCGGCATCGATCTGCGCATTTACGAAGGACGGCAGGACGCCGCCGAGCAGCGTGAGCAGATCCAGCAGGCGATCAGCCTGGGGGTCTCGGCGATCATCGTGAATCACGGCTTACCGGAATCGCTGAAGGATGTGGTGCAGCGCGCGCTCGACAAGGGCATCAAGGTGGTCGCATTCGACGTCGACCTGAATAATCCTAAAGTGCCGCAGATCGAGCAGAGCGATCATGATCTGGCCACGCTGTTGCTGACTCAGGCAGTGAAAGACAATGGCGATTCATTCGCGGCAGGGTATGTGTACGTAGCGGGCTTCGCACCGCTCGATCGCCGCGATGCGGTGTGGCGCGACTTCAAGAGCGCGCATCCGCAGGTGCAGGAGAAAGCGCGTTGGGGCACGGTGGACAACCCGATCGCGCAATCCGTCGCGAATCAGGCGGCCGCTGCTTACCGTGCGCATCCGGAGATTCGTGTGGTGTTTGCCCCGTATGACGAATTTGCGCGTGGTGCGACGCTCGCGGCGAACGAGGCGAACCTCGGCTCGAAGCTCCGCATTTACAGCGCGGACATTTCGACCGCGGACATCGAAGCGATCCGCGCGCCGGATAGCCCGTGGGTCGCCACAGCTGCAACCAATCCGGCGGTCGTGGGCGCAGTGTCGGTACGCGCGGCCGCGCTGGAAGTGGCAGGAGACGATCCCGGGCATCACATCGTGGTGAAGCCGACATTGATCACACGCGACGACCTCGTGAAGAACGACATCAAGACGGTTGCCGAACTGGGCGCCAAATTTCCGGCTTTTCGCGCGAGTGACGCGGCCAGCGCGGCGTGGATTCCGGCTGCGGAGTGA
- a CDS encoding LLM class flavin-dependent oxidoreductase, producing the protein MARQIRLNAFDMNCVGHQSPGLWAHPRDTSWRYKHLDYWTDLAKLLERGKFDGLFIADVLGIYDVFKGNGESAIRQAAQVPVNDPVLLVSAMAHVTEHLGFGVTCSLSYEHPYPFARRMSTLDHLTNGRVGWNIVTSYLDSAARNVGLPSQANHDERYALAEEYLDVCYKLWESSWEDDAVVRDATRQVFTEPSKVHPIDHHGQYFDVPGIHLCEPSPQRTPVLYQAGASKRGKDFAAQHAECIFIAAPSRTILKQFVADIRARVKSFGRDPHDVLIFNLHTVITGKTSAEAHAKQADYRRYTSDEGALTLMSGWTGIDLSKYDLDEPLRHVESNAVQSAVEALSSADPTRVWTVREIAKWGGIGGLGPLSVGDPQEIADELQSWVEETDVDGFNLAYALTHETFSDFVDLVVPELQRRGVYKTDYESGTLREKLHGGSARLAEPHPGARYRAHHTVHAG; encoded by the coding sequence ATGGCCAGACAGATCCGTCTAAACGCATTCGACATGAACTGCGTCGGACATCAATCGCCGGGATTGTGGGCGCATCCGCGCGACACATCCTGGCGCTACAAGCACCTCGATTACTGGACCGATCTCGCGAAGCTGCTCGAGCGCGGCAAATTCGACGGCCTGTTCATTGCTGACGTGCTCGGCATCTATGACGTTTTCAAGGGCAACGGCGAATCGGCGATTCGTCAGGCCGCGCAGGTGCCGGTCAACGATCCGGTGTTGCTGGTGTCCGCAATGGCTCACGTGACCGAGCATCTCGGCTTTGGCGTGACGTGTTCGCTTTCGTACGAACATCCTTATCCGTTCGCGCGGCGTATGTCCACACTCGATCACCTGACCAACGGACGAGTCGGCTGGAACATCGTCACGTCGTATCTGGACAGCGCGGCACGCAATGTCGGATTGCCGAGCCAGGCCAATCATGACGAACGCTACGCGTTGGCCGAAGAGTATCTGGATGTCTGCTACAAGCTGTGGGAATCGTCATGGGAAGACGATGCCGTTGTACGCGATGCGACACGGCAGGTCTTTACCGAACCCTCCAAAGTGCATCCGATCGATCACCACGGACAGTATTTCGACGTACCAGGTATTCACCTCTGTGAACCGTCGCCCCAACGTACACCGGTGTTGTATCAGGCGGGCGCGTCGAAGAGAGGCAAGGATTTCGCGGCACAGCACGCCGAATGCATCTTCATAGCGGCGCCTTCGCGAACCATTCTGAAGCAGTTTGTGGCCGATATTCGCGCTCGCGTGAAGTCGTTCGGCCGTGATCCGCACGACGTGCTGATCTTTAATCTGCATACCGTGATTACCGGCAAGACCTCGGCCGAAGCGCACGCCAAGCAGGCGGACTACCGGCGCTATACGAGCGATGAGGGCGCGCTTACGTTGATGTCGGGTTGGACAGGTATCGACCTGTCGAAGTACGACCTCGACGAACCGCTGCGTCACGTGGAGAGCAACGCGGTGCAGTCCGCGGTGGAAGCGCTCTCGAGCGCCGATCCTACGCGTGTGTGGACCGTGCGTGAGATCGCGAAGTGGGGCGGCATAGGCGGCCTTGGGCCGCTCTCGGTTGGCGATCCGCAGGAGATTGCCGACGAGCTGCAGTCATGGGTCGAAGAGACCGATGTCGATGGCTTCAACCTCGCCTACGCTCTGACGCACGAGACGTTTAGCGATTTTGTGGATCTGGTTGTGCCCGAACTGCAACGACGTGGCGTCTACAAGACCGACTATGAGAGCGGCACGTTGCGCGAAAAGCTGCACGGCGGCAGTGCGCGTCTGGCTGAGCCACACCCGGGTGCCCGCTATCGCGCTCATCACACGGTCCATGCGGGCTAA
- a CDS encoding SfnB family sulfur acquisition oxidoreductase has protein sequence MNAFAETVASHAPHAPQAARIANDQQALEVAHAVAGTLAEGASQRDRERRLPYAEIGIYSASGLWGIAVPREFGGAEVSYATLAEVTAIISEADPALGQIPQNHFYMLDVLRVNGTREQQAFYFERALAGERFGNALSERGTKTVADYRTTLVPDGDGFRVNGTKFYSTGALFAQWIPIVAKAADDTLYVAFASAQTPGLSVVDDWSGFGQRTTGSGTTTLDNVYVEASAVVPYSSAFDARPTTVGPIGQLIHAAVDLGIARAAVADARRFVRERSRPWIDSGVERASDDPLTLELFGKLALQLHAAEALLERAGRRVDAAVKESTAQTVASASIAVAEARAATTEIALQASTRLIELAGTQATLAEHNLDRHWRNARTHTLHDPVRWKYIAVGNYYLNDVLPPRHGAI, from the coding sequence ATGAATGCTTTTGCAGAAACCGTGGCTTCTCACGCGCCTCATGCGCCGCAGGCAGCGCGTATCGCGAACGATCAGCAGGCACTCGAGGTTGCACATGCGGTTGCGGGCACGCTTGCGGAAGGCGCTTCGCAGCGCGACCGCGAGCGCCGCTTGCCGTATGCCGAGATCGGCATCTATTCGGCGAGCGGTCTGTGGGGCATTGCTGTGCCGCGCGAGTTTGGCGGCGCGGAGGTCTCGTACGCCACGCTTGCAGAGGTGACCGCAATCATCTCCGAGGCGGATCCGGCGCTCGGGCAGATTCCGCAGAACCACTTTTACATGCTCGACGTGCTGCGCGTAAACGGTACACGCGAACAACAGGCGTTCTATTTCGAACGTGCACTGGCGGGAGAGCGATTCGGCAATGCGCTCTCCGAGCGCGGCACAAAAACAGTCGCCGATTATCGGACCACGCTCGTGCCGGACGGCGATGGCTTTCGCGTCAACGGCACGAAGTTCTACTCGACGGGTGCGCTGTTTGCGCAGTGGATTCCGATTGTCGCAAAGGCGGCGGACGACACCTTGTATGTTGCTTTCGCTAGCGCGCAAACACCGGGGCTGTCCGTGGTGGATGACTGGTCCGGATTCGGCCAACGCACGACCGGTAGCGGCACGACTACGCTCGACAACGTGTACGTCGAGGCATCCGCCGTCGTGCCTTACAGCTCGGCGTTCGACGCGCGGCCCACGACGGTCGGGCCGATCGGTCAACTGATTCACGCTGCGGTCGATCTCGGCATCGCACGCGCCGCTGTTGCCGACGCACGGCGTTTCGTGCGCGAACGTTCGCGACCGTGGATCGATAGCGGGGTTGAGCGAGCGAGTGATGATCCGCTAACGCTCGAACTGTTCGGCAAGCTTGCACTGCAATTGCACGCGGCCGAGGCGCTTCTCGAACGTGCCGGACGGCGAGTGGACGCTGCGGTTAAGGAGTCGACAGCGCAGACGGTCGCTTCGGCTTCCATTGCCGTGGCCGAAGCGCGTGCCGCGACCACTGAGATCGCGCTGCAGGCGTCCACGCGTCTGATCGAGCTGGCCGGTACCCAGGCCACGCTTGCCGAGCACAACCTTGATCGTCACTGGCGCAATGCACGCACTCATACCTTGCACGACCCGGTGCGCTGGAAATACATCGCGGTTGGCAACTACTACCTGAACGACGTACTGCCCCCGCGTCACGGCGCGATTTGA
- a CDS encoding SfnB family sulfur acquisition oxidoreductase, which produces MAELYEATSSHTSGAGQHAVRLIRDDAQAIAVAHELAVRLAQDAPQRDRERRLPHEEIEWFSQSGLWAITVPKAYGGAGVSFVTLTEVIKIIAAADPSLGQLPQNHFGLVDVISLTGTEDQKRYFFTQILEGKRFGNGFSEKGTKHVLDLKTRVRRDGGDYVVDGTKFYSTGALFAHFVPVLGLDDERKGWLAYIPKGTPGLNVIDDWSGFGQRTTASGTVVLEAVRVPASHVFPAHRVSDFPTLNGPISQIIQAAIDAGIAQAAIADTLKFVRTRSRPWIDSNVERASDDPLTVREVGHLHIQLHAAEALLERAARTLDVIAAKGDTTEDDVAVASVAVGEAKVLTTEIALLASEKLFELAGTQSTLGEHNLDRHWRNARTHTLHDPVRWKYHLVGNYYLNGVKPARHPWN; this is translated from the coding sequence ATGGCCGAGCTTTACGAAGCGACCTCATCGCATACAAGCGGTGCAGGTCAGCATGCGGTGCGCCTCATTCGGGACGACGCCCAGGCCATCGCCGTGGCGCACGAACTGGCGGTTCGCCTCGCGCAAGACGCGCCGCAGCGGGATCGCGAGCGCCGTTTGCCGCATGAAGAGATCGAGTGGTTCTCGCAATCAGGGCTGTGGGCGATCACCGTGCCGAAGGCTTATGGTGGCGCGGGTGTTTCCTTCGTCACGCTTACCGAAGTGATCAAGATCATCGCGGCGGCAGATCCGTCGTTGGGACAGTTGCCGCAAAACCACTTCGGCCTTGTCGATGTGATTTCGCTGACCGGCACGGAAGATCAGAAGCGCTATTTCTTTACCCAGATACTGGAAGGCAAGCGCTTCGGCAACGGCTTCTCCGAGAAGGGCACGAAGCACGTACTCGATCTGAAAACGCGCGTGCGGCGTGATGGCGGCGACTACGTGGTCGATGGCACCAAGTTCTATTCGACCGGCGCACTGTTTGCGCATTTCGTGCCGGTGCTGGGGCTCGACGACGAGCGCAAGGGCTGGCTCGCTTATATCCCGAAGGGCACTCCGGGCCTGAATGTGATCGACGACTGGTCGGGCTTCGGGCAACGCACTACTGCGAGTGGCACGGTGGTGCTCGAAGCGGTGCGCGTGCCGGCGTCGCATGTCTTTCCTGCGCATCGCGTCTCCGATTTTCCCACGCTGAATGGCCCGATCTCGCAGATCATCCAGGCAGCAATCGACGCCGGCATCGCGCAAGCGGCGATAGCGGATACCCTGAAGTTCGTGCGCACGCGTTCGCGCCCGTGGATCGACAGTAACGTCGAGCGCGCCAGCGACGATCCTTTGACCGTGCGCGAAGTCGGGCACCTGCATATCCAGTTGCACGCGGCCGAAGCGCTGCTCGAACGCGCCGCAAGGACACTCGATGTGATCGCCGCGAAAGGCGACACGACCGAGGACGACGTTGCGGTGGCGTCGGTGGCAGTAGGTGAAGCGAAGGTGTTGACCACTGAGATTGCGTTGCTGGCGAGCGAAAAGCTCTTCGAACTGGCCGGTACGCAATCCACGCTGGGCGAACACAATCTCGACCGGCACTGGCGCAATGCACGCACACATACGTTGCATGATCCCGTCCGCTGGAAATATCACCTGGTCGGCAACTACTATCTGAACGGCGTCAAACCGGCTCGCCATCCGTGGAATTGA
- a CDS encoding sugar ABC transporter substrate-binding protein: MKRLHNTLSSLLAATVFGLVGGIAIHAHAQGTAPAADATDNAASVPSLKGKRIGITAAGTDHYWDLKAYQGAVDEVKRLGGTPIALDAGRNDNRQIAQIQTLIAQKPDAIVEQLGTATVLEPWLQKIRQANIPLFTIDTASPSSINDTTSDNFFIGEQLALKLVNDIHGEGNILVFNGFYGVPVCAIRYDQLKAVLKYYPKVHIIQPELRDVIPNTVQSAYAQVSQLLQKYPKGQVAAIWSAWDVPQVGATQAVDAAHRDEIKTYAVDGSPDVVTLVKDPKSSAAAVVAQQPALIGKTAVDNVARYLAGDHTLAPYTYVPSILVTKDNAGTIQQTLGQLAAK, from the coding sequence ATGAAACGCTTGCACAACACTCTCTCTTCGTTGCTGGCCGCGACAGTCTTTGGCCTGGTCGGCGGTATCGCCATTCACGCTCACGCCCAGGGCACTGCACCCGCAGCAGATGCAACCGACAACGCGGCTTCCGTGCCTTCGCTCAAAGGCAAGCGCATCGGCATTACCGCTGCGGGCACCGACCACTACTGGGACCTCAAGGCCTACCAAGGCGCCGTCGACGAAGTGAAGCGCCTCGGCGGCACACCGATCGCACTCGACGCGGGCCGTAACGACAATCGCCAGATCGCGCAGATTCAAACCTTGATCGCGCAGAAGCCCGATGCAATCGTGGAGCAATTGGGTACTGCAACGGTGCTCGAGCCGTGGTTGCAGAAAATCCGCCAGGCCAACATCCCGTTGTTTACGATCGATACCGCTTCGCCGTCGAGCATCAACGACACCACTTCGGATAATTTCTTCATCGGCGAGCAGCTCGCGCTAAAGCTCGTCAACGACATCCACGGCGAAGGCAACATCCTCGTCTTCAACGGCTTTTACGGCGTGCCGGTGTGCGCGATCCGCTATGACCAGTTGAAGGCCGTGCTCAAGTACTACCCGAAAGTACACATCATCCAGCCCGAACTGCGTGATGTAATTCCTAACACGGTGCAAAGCGCGTATGCGCAAGTGAGCCAGTTGCTGCAGAAGTATCCGAAGGGACAGGTCGCTGCGATCTGGTCCGCCTGGGACGTGCCGCAGGTTGGCGCCACTCAGGCCGTGGATGCTGCGCATCGCGACGAGATCAAGACCTATGCGGTCGATGGCAGCCCTGACGTCGTCACGCTCGTCAAGGATCCGAAATCCAGCGCCGCGGCTGTCGTCGCGCAGCAACCCGCGTTGATCGGCAAAACCGCGGTCGATAACGTTGCGCGCTATCTCGCCGGCGATCACACATTGGCGCCATACACCTATGTGCCGTCCATCCTCGTCACCAAGGACAACGCCGGCACGATCCAGCAGACCCTCGGTCAGCTCGCTGCAAAATGA
- a CDS encoding sugar ABC transporter ATP-binding protein yields the protein MSAEIPAALELHHIVKHFDGVPALRGASLKVARGTVHGLIGQNGAGKSTLIKILAGIHDADSGTTAVDGVSQALAASDRSSATGIGFIHQERLLPATFTVAEALWLGDERAIGPKVTNGFRLLDVRRMNRDARDALHNHFGVDIPPNRLIGDLSVAEQQIVQITRELVREPHILVFDEPTAALVSREVDRLLQTIDRLRQRGLTILYVSHYLNEIAAICDQVTVLRDGVDVAHVDARSTSTEALVTATIGTQAEARAETSARTPGAVVLNVRNLSAPRRFEDVLFNVRRGEIVGITGLLGSGGKPVVRSLFGLERGVQGDIEVDGKAVRLRRPQDAVREHIAFVPEDRRAHGVAPALSVRENTTLASLARFSRFGLLAQRREADTVQRLIEELAVRTSSTETPVRHLSGGNQQKVALAKWLSRTSSLYLLDEPTVGVDVGAKIEIYRLLDRLARDGAGVLLFSSDLIELLGVTDRVLVMARGRIVRELVSSEADSQDVLAWATGARGTHGSTGQQEIAA from the coding sequence ATGAGCGCCGAAATCCCTGCTGCGCTCGAGCTACACCACATCGTCAAGCATTTCGACGGTGTGCCCGCGCTGCGCGGCGCCTCGCTGAAGGTAGCACGCGGTACCGTTCACGGTCTGATCGGACAGAACGGTGCGGGCAAGTCGACGCTCATCAAGATCCTCGCCGGCATTCACGACGCCGACTCGGGCACGACTGCCGTCGACGGAGTCTCGCAAGCGCTCGCCGCATCGGACCGCTCAAGCGCCACGGGGATTGGTTTCATTCACCAGGAGCGCTTGCTGCCGGCCACCTTCACGGTGGCCGAAGCGCTCTGGCTCGGCGACGAACGCGCCATAGGTCCAAAGGTAACGAACGGCTTCCGGCTGCTCGACGTGCGACGCATGAACCGCGACGCGCGCGACGCGTTGCACAACCACTTTGGGGTCGACATTCCACCGAACCGGCTCATCGGGGACCTGAGCGTCGCTGAACAACAGATCGTGCAGATCACGCGCGAACTGGTCCGTGAGCCGCACATTCTCGTCTTCGACGAACCGACGGCCGCACTGGTTAGCCGTGAAGTGGACCGTCTGCTGCAAACCATCGACCGTTTGCGGCAACGCGGCCTGACGATCCTGTACGTGTCGCACTACCTCAACGAGATCGCTGCCATCTGCGATCAGGTCACCGTGTTGCGCGACGGCGTGGATGTCGCCCATGTCGACGCGCGCTCGACGTCTACCGAAGCCCTCGTCACTGCAACGATCGGCACTCAGGCGGAAGCGCGAGCTGAAACGTCAGCGCGCACGCCAGGGGCAGTTGTCCTCAACGTGCGCAATCTGAGCGCGCCGCGACGCTTTGAAGACGTGTTGTTCAATGTGCGACGCGGTGAAATTGTCGGCATCACCGGTTTGCTCGGCTCCGGTGGCAAGCCCGTAGTGCGCAGCCTGTTCGGCCTCGAACGCGGGGTGCAGGGCGATATCGAAGTGGACGGCAAGGCGGTGCGCCTGCGCCGTCCCCAAGACGCCGTGCGCGAGCACATCGCTTTCGTCCCCGAGGACCGGCGCGCGCATGGCGTAGCGCCAGCGCTCTCGGTGCGAGAGAACACGACGCTTGCAAGCCTCGCCCGTTTCAGTCGTTTCGGACTGCTAGCGCAACGCCGCGAAGCGGATACCGTGCAACGCCTGATCGAAGAACTGGCGGTGCGCACGTCCAGTACGGAAACTCCTGTACGGCATCTCTCCGGCGGCAACCAGCAGAAGGTCGCGCTCGCCAAATGGCTGAGCCGCACCTCTTCGCTCTATCTGCTGGACGAACCTACGGTGGGCGTCGACGTCGGCGCAAAGATCGAAATCTACCGGCTACTCGACCGGCTCGCCCGCGATGGTGCCGGCGTCCTGCTGTTCTCCAGCGACCTGATCGAACTGCTCGGCGTCACCGACCGCGTGCTCGTGATGGCGCGCGGCCGCATCGTGCGCGAACTTGTTTCGAGCGAAGCCGATAGCCAGGACGTGCTCGCATGGGCCACCGGAGCACGCGGTACGCACGGTTCGACAGGACAACAGGAGATCGCAGCATGA